One window of Nostoc sp. C052 genomic DNA carries:
- a CDS encoding formylglycine-generating enzyme family protein, with the protein MINSTAFAATIDTTQSNCPQEMALIPEGSFKIGSDNSGFVEEQSAENVTVTSFCIDKYEVTNAQFAQFVQATGYVTVAERPLSKEEFPDLPDEQRSPGSLVFQIAKPGESFLSWWHWTTGANWRHPFGPDSAIAAKENHPVVHIAYEDAIAYAKWAEKSLPTEAQWEYAARGGLDNTTYIWGNQYSEKKANTWQGIFPFFNTTSDGYLGTSPVGSFPPNGYGLYDMAGNVWELTLDWFALGHDSKAHSMNPTGPKQSFDPNKSAEIALHVIKGGSYLCAPNYCSRFRPAARESQAPDTGTTHIGFRLVKNLK; encoded by the coding sequence TTGATTAACTCAACTGCATTTGCAGCCACGATTGACACCACACAGAGCAACTGTCCCCAAGAGATGGCGCTAATTCCCGAAGGTAGTTTCAAAATAGGGTCAGATAATTCTGGCTTTGTCGAAGAACAATCGGCAGAGAATGTAACAGTTACTTCCTTCTGCATTGACAAATACGAAGTTACAAACGCCCAATTTGCTCAGTTTGTCCAAGCAACTGGATATGTGACAGTTGCAGAACGTCCTTTATCTAAAGAAGAGTTTCCCGATCTACCTGATGAGCAGCGATCGCCAGGTTCCCTCGTATTCCAGATCGCAAAACCAGGTGAGAGCTTTTTGAGTTGGTGGCATTGGACAACTGGAGCCAATTGGCGACATCCTTTTGGCCCGGATAGTGCAATCGCTGCCAAAGAAAATCATCCAGTCGTTCATATTGCCTACGAAGATGCGATCGCTTATGCCAAATGGGCAGAAAAATCACTACCTACTGAAGCCCAGTGGGAATACGCCGCCCGTGGTGGATTAGACAACACAACCTACATTTGGGGCAATCAGTATTCTGAGAAAAAAGCTAACACCTGGCAAGGAATATTCCCTTTTTTCAACACTACGAGTGATGGTTATCTGGGCACATCTCCAGTCGGCTCCTTTCCACCCAATGGTTATGGTCTTTATGATATGGCTGGTAACGTCTGGGAATTGACCCTTGACTGGTTTGCTTTAGGACATGACAGCAAAGCTCATAGCATGAACCCCACAGGCCCAAAGCAGAGTTTTGACCCCAATAAATCCGCAGAGATTGCCCTACACGTAATTAAAGGAGGCTCTTATTTGTGTGCGCCCAACTATTGCAGCCGCTTCCGCCCAGCAGCACGCGAGTCTCAAGCACCCGACACCGGAACAACGCATATCGGCTTTCGCTTGGTGAAGAACTTGAAGTAA
- a CDS encoding bile acid:sodium symporter family protein: MSDIFPLIDKVAFLTFIVATMLGTGLRLTVQQIWEPLRNIRLIILSLVANFVLVPLFVYLLLQIVPLSEPIKDGFIIMAIAAGPPALPKLAQIVKGNVAFSTGLMMLLMFGTIIYMPIALPLVLQGVQVNSWDIAKPLLFLMLSPLAIGLFIKAKFAAIASNFQPIVSKISSAGLFLGLAVRLAVHFYEIITLLQTGAILVCAVFIVFSFSVGYLLGGPGIDTQRVLGVGTAQRNFAAALLVGTSNFDDPNVVSVIMVTSLLMLVIVLIAGQKFTEIQEEKILEIDQVKVL, encoded by the coding sequence ATGAGCGATATCTTTCCATTAATCGACAAGGTAGCATTTCTCACATTTATTGTTGCCACCATGCTGGGTACTGGTTTACGTCTAACCGTACAGCAGATTTGGGAACCACTCCGCAATATTCGTTTAATCATCTTATCTTTGGTAGCAAATTTTGTTTTGGTACCGCTTTTTGTGTATCTGCTATTGCAAATAGTGCCTCTGAGTGAACCGATCAAAGATGGTTTTATCATTATGGCAATAGCAGCAGGCCCTCCAGCTTTACCCAAACTTGCTCAAATAGTCAAAGGTAATGTAGCTTTCTCTACAGGACTGATGATGTTGCTGATGTTTGGCACAATTATATACATGCCGATCGCACTGCCCTTAGTTTTGCAAGGAGTACAAGTTAACTCTTGGGACATTGCCAAACCCCTGCTGTTCTTGATGTTAAGCCCATTAGCCATAGGGTTATTTATCAAAGCCAAGTTTGCTGCGATCGCCTCTAACTTCCAGCCGATTGTGTCGAAAATATCTAGTGCTGGATTATTTTTAGGTCTAGCAGTGAGGCTGGCTGTACATTTTTACGAAATTATCACTTTATTGCAAACAGGTGCAATCCTGGTTTGTGCGGTTTTCATTGTATTTTCCTTTTCCGTAGGTTATCTTTTGGGCGGCCCTGGTATCGATACTCAACGAGTACTAGGGGTAGGAACCGCTCAACGCAATTTTGCCGCAGCATTATTAGTTGGTACGAGCAATTTCGACGATCCCAACGTCGTAAGCGTCATTATGGTGACGAGTTTACTAATGTTGGTCATAGTTCTCATCGCCGGACAAAAGTTTACAGAAATTCAAGAAGAAAAGATTCTAGAAATAGACCAGGTAAAGGTTTTGTAA
- a CDS encoding tellurite resistance TerB family protein, translated as MGLFDAVLGTESQTQAALNPAEAFAVIILTATASDGYLSVEQANSIISVLSRMKLFKSYPHEMMDRLFDKILGILQGDGFNALFNAAKDSLSQDLREAAFAVATDLVLAEGIVLEEEKNFLNDLYQALGVSSEIAIQIVQVILIKNRA; from the coding sequence ATGGGTCTATTCGACGCTGTGTTGGGCACAGAAAGCCAAACCCAAGCAGCACTCAATCCAGCAGAAGCTTTTGCAGTCATTATATTGACGGCAACAGCTTCGGACGGTTATCTTTCTGTTGAGCAAGCAAATTCTATCATTTCTGTGTTGTCTCGGATGAAACTTTTTAAAAGTTATCCCCACGAAATGATGGACAGATTGTTTGACAAAATCTTGGGCATTCTCCAGGGTGATGGCTTTAATGCTTTGTTTAATGCAGCAAAAGATTCTCTATCTCAAGATTTGCGGGAAGCAGCCTTTGCAGTAGCGACCGATTTAGTCCTAGCTGAAGGTATTGTACTTGAAGAAGAAAAAAACTTTTTAAATGATCTATATCAAGCTTTAGGGGTTTCTAGTGAGATAGCAATACAAATTGTGCAAGTAATCTTGATTAAAAATCGCGCATAG
- a CDS encoding TniQ family protein, with the protein MPAPDVEPWLFLIQPYEGESLSHFLGRFRRANHLSASALGSLAGIGAVVARWERFYFNPRPSQKELEAIASVVELDADRLAQMLPPAGVGMQHEPIRLCGACYAQVPCHRMEWQFKSTGGCDRHNVRLISKCPRCEAKFKTPALWEHGCCDRCRLAFRDMITYQKLVI; encoded by the coding sequence ATGCCAGCACCAGATGTTGAACCTTGGCTATTTTTGATTCAACCCTATGAAGGAGAGAGCCTGAGTCACTTTCTTGGTAGGTTCAGACGTGCTAACCATTTATCTGCGAGTGCGTTGGGTAGTTTGGCAGGGATTGGTGCAGTGGTAGCAAGGTGGGAGCGATTTTATTTTAATCCTCGCCCTAGCCAAAAAGAGTTGGAGGCGATCGCATCTGTAGTAGAACTAGATGCAGACAGGTTAGCTCAAATGCTGCCGCCTGCTGGAGTGGGGATGCAGCATGAACCAATTCGTTTGTGTGGCGCTTGTTATGCTCAAGTGCCGTGTCACCGTATGGAGTGGCAGTTTAAGTCAACAGGAGGGTGCGATCGTCATAATGTGCGTTTAATTTCTAAATGTCCCAGGTGTGAGGCTAAGTTCAAAACACCAGCTTTATGGGAGCATGGATGTTGCGATCGCTGTAGATTGGCATTTAGGGATATGATAACTTATCAAAAGTTAGTAATATAG
- a CDS encoding TniB family NTP-binding protein: protein MTDASAFTKCAEGIAQQLGGVKPDEDWLQAEIARLKGKSIVPLQQVKTLHDWLDGKRKARKCCRVVGESRTGKTVACDAYRYRHKPQQSPGRPPIVPVVYIRPHQKCGPKDLFKKITEYLKYRVTKGTVSDFRDRAIEILKGCGVEMLIIDEADRLKPETFADVRDIAEDLGIAVVLVGTDRLDAVIKRDEQVLERFRAHLRFGKLSGEDFKKTVEMWEQMVLKLPVSSNLTSKEMLRILTSATEGYIGRLDEILRETAIRSLSRGLKKIDKAVLQEVAAEYK, encoded by the coding sequence ATGACAGATGCGAGTGCGTTCACGAAGTGTGCCGAAGGTATCGCCCAGCAGTTGGGTGGTGTAAAACCAGATGAAGATTGGTTACAAGCTGAAATTGCTCGTCTTAAGGGTAAGAGTATTGTTCCATTACAGCAGGTAAAAACTCTCCATGATTGGTTAGATGGCAAGCGCAAGGCAAGAAAATGTTGCCGAGTTGTTGGGGAATCGAGAACTGGTAAGACAGTTGCTTGTGATGCCTACAGATACAGACACAAACCTCAGCAGTCACCTGGACGACCTCCGATTGTGCCTGTAGTTTATATTCGACCTCACCAAAAATGTGGCCCCAAGGATTTGTTTAAAAAGATTACTGAATACCTCAAATATCGGGTAACAAAAGGAACAGTATCTGATTTCCGAGATCGGGCTATAGAGATACTCAAGGGTTGCGGTGTAGAGATGCTAATTATTGATGAAGCTGACCGTCTTAAGCCTGAAACTTTTGCTGATGTCCGAGATATTGCTGAAGATTTAGGAATTGCTGTAGTACTAGTAGGAACAGACCGTTTGGATGCGGTAATCAAGCGGGATGAACAGGTTCTCGAACGCTTTCGGGCGCATCTTCGTTTCGGTAAATTGTCGGGAGAGGATTTCAAGAAGACTGTAGAAATGTGGGAACAAATGGTTTTGAAACTGCCAGTATCTTCTAATCTAACGAGCAAGGAGATGCTAAGGATTCTCACATCAGCAACTGAAGGTTACATTGGTCGCCTTGATGAAATTCTTAGGGAAACAGCAATTCGTTCTTTATCAAGGGGATTGAAGAAGATTGACAAGGCTGTTTTACAGGAAGTAGCAGCAGAGTACAAATAA
- a CDS encoding Z1 domain-containing protein, whose amino-acid sequence MKEALLLNGSARLKIKAMPFIKFRCVAAYNDFNQILQTASEVLQRCLEPTENGSVKGLIYGHIQSGKTSIILTTMALAADNGFNNFVVMTSNLNDIYEQTLERIKGALDSFQVFGKTEIRQNSRTTHGLPLALVCPKDPRRLRDALNIAQRSNWQNQPVIIIDDEADQASLDTNINDQNKPTSSVNRAIVDLRNSLNSHTYLQTTATPQALLLQDSNSAFRPDFVVVTTPGTGYVGGNYFFGNNNFNNSDHIRLVPDIELDRLRNSNRIPDTVIQSMLVFFLGAAILRIRGNSKKYTYLLHTSFRQADHHLAAVLVDNFKNELTNQLRQNPNDPITGVSSSLRTQLENAYNNLQQTFVNVPSFNDVLAETARRITSTEVIEINSVTGEGIRPNPARRHTLYIGGTKIGRGVTVKNLLVTYYGRDAQQPQMDTVLQHARMYGYRQNELPATRIYLPSHLAQRFVGIHESDNLVREQCQYYHLPIQVIPLMTRGITPTRRNVLNENTNRITYQGGRQYFPSLPISDPNILGNQTQELDNILSMDRYCNSQQPYTVTIDQLLAILNFNYKTPGASGAWNDDLIRQAVQALQDQSRYQNTGSLVIVNRQANIGISEDRNNEVGAVLPPHDRNAPYNIDPNDPALLMTRNNGTLDKGWHGVPFWIPVIRFPNGNYAFYVNES is encoded by the coding sequence ATGAAGGAGGCCTTATTATTAAATGGGAGCGCAAGATTAAAAATAAAGGCAATGCCGTTTATTAAATTTAGATGCGTAGCAGCTTATAATGATTTCAATCAAATACTTCAAACTGCATCTGAAGTACTACAAAGATGTTTAGAACCTACAGAGAATGGGTCTGTTAAAGGATTGATTTATGGTCACATCCAAAGTGGTAAAACATCAATTATTCTGACAACAATGGCTTTAGCGGCAGATAATGGTTTCAATAATTTTGTAGTAATGACATCCAATCTAAATGATATCTATGAGCAAACTCTTGAACGAATCAAAGGTGCTTTAGATAGTTTTCAAGTTTTTGGTAAGACAGAAATTAGACAGAATTCAAGAACTACTCATGGTTTACCACTAGCTTTAGTATGTCCTAAAGATCCACGCCGTCTACGAGATGCTTTAAATATAGCCCAGCGATCAAACTGGCAAAACCAACCAGTTATTATCATTGATGATGAGGCCGATCAAGCTAGTTTAGATACAAATATTAATGACCAAAATAAACCTACAAGTTCAGTAAATAGAGCAATTGTTGATTTAAGAAATTCTTTAAATTCCCATACATATTTGCAAACTACTGCTACGCCTCAAGCATTACTACTACAAGATAGTAACAGTGCTTTCAGACCTGATTTTGTCGTTGTTACTACACCGGGTACAGGTTATGTAGGTGGTAACTACTTTTTTGGTAATAATAACTTTAATAATTCAGATCATATTCGTCTAGTGCCTGACATTGAGCTTGATAGGTTGCGGAATAGTAACCGTATTCCTGATACTGTTATACAGTCAATGTTGGTATTTTTTTTAGGAGCAGCAATTTTAAGAATACGAGGAAATTCTAAAAAATATACTTATTTACTCCATACTAGTTTTAGACAAGCAGATCATCATTTAGCAGCAGTATTAGTTGATAACTTTAAAAATGAATTAACGAACCAACTAAGACAAAATCCTAACGACCCAATAACAGGTGTATCTTCTAGTCTTAGAACACAATTAGAAAATGCTTATAATAATTTACAACAAACTTTTGTAAATGTTCCATCCTTCAATGATGTTTTAGCAGAAACAGCAAGAAGAATTACCTCTACAGAAGTCATAGAAATTAACTCTGTTACTGGTGAAGGAATTAGACCTAATCCAGCACGAAGACATACCCTCTATATAGGTGGTACAAAAATAGGTCGTGGTGTCACCGTTAAGAATCTTTTAGTTACCTACTACGGTAGAGATGCTCAACAACCACAAATGGACACAGTTTTACAACACGCAAGAATGTATGGATATCGTCAAAATGAATTACCTGCAACTCGTATTTACTTACCATCCCATCTAGCTCAAAGATTTGTTGGCATTCATGAAAGTGATAATTTAGTTAGAGAACAGTGCCAATATTATCATTTACCTATTCAGGTTATTCCTTTGATGACAAGAGGAATCACACCAACTCGCCGTAATGTTTTAAATGAAAATACAAATAGAATAACCTATCAAGGAGGAAGACAATATTTTCCATCATTACCAATATCTGATCCTAATATTTTGGGTAATCAAACCCAAGAACTTGATAATATCCTCTCTATGGATAGATATTGTAATTCACAACAACCATATACGGTAACAATTGATCAACTTTTAGCGATTCTCAATTTTAACTATAAAACACCAGGAGCCAGTGGTGCTTGGAATGATGATTTGATTAGGCAAGCTGTTCAGGCCTTACAAGATCAATCTAGATACCAAAACACTGGTTCATTAGTTATTGTTAATCGTCAAGCAAATATTGGTATCAGCGAAGATAGAAATAATGAAGTAGGTGCTGTGTTACCTCCTCATGATAGAAATGCTCCATATAACATTGACCCTAATGATCCCGCATTACTAATGACTCGGAATAATGGTACCCTTGATAAGGGTTGGCATGGAGTACCTTTCTGGATTCCAGTTATCCGATTTCCTAATGGTAACTATGCATTTTATGTAAATGAAAGTTGA
- a CDS encoding sulfatase-like hydrolase/transferase produces the protein MSRLLWRSLILSFLIVLFTFTGPAVAATSKVLPIPEESFKGKIGITYKDSKPDFPSSITAPAQAPNVLLILLDDVGFGQASTFGGPVDTPNLTRLAQRGLRYNQFHTTALCSPTRAALLTGRNHHSVSTGVVTELATGYPGYTAILPQSAATVAEVLRQNGYNTAAFGKWHNTPDYETSAAGPFDRWPTRLGFEYFYGFLGGDTNQWSPALVENTKRVDKPSDNPDYHLTPDLVDHAIAWIRSQQSIAPDKPFFTYLATGATHAPHHAPKAWIDKYQGKFNQGWDKLREETFARQKQLGVIPENAQLTPRPKELPAWDSLSAEQQKLYSHMVEVFAGFLAHTDYEVGRLIDGIDQLGELDNTLVIYIVGDNGASAEGGLTGSVNELKVFNGVSENPEQLLASIDELGSPKTFNHFPAGWAWAVNTPFQWTKQIASHFGGTRNPLVISWGDRIKDQGGLRSQFHHVIDIAPTILEATGITAPTKVNGVKQQPIEGTSLAYTFDDADAPSHRKTQYFEMLGNRAIYDQGWIAAARHPRLPWQATVKADFDQDPWELYNIEKDFSEANNLAGQNPEKLQKLQKLFLSEAKKYQVLPLDDRAFERFDIQLRPSLLTGRTSFTYYPGTFGIPEGSAPNIKNRSFSITANVDIPESGAEGILLTQGGRFSGWSFFLEDSKPTYAYNFVNADRYIIQSTETVPTGKSTLRFDFDYDGGTLGTGGTGKLFINDKQVAEGRIAKTIAFRWALDETFDVGRDTGTPVVETYKVPFAFTGNLQQVTLDIKSEQPQIKQNLGISKK, from the coding sequence ATGTCACGTTTACTTTGGCGATCGCTCATCCTCTCTTTCCTCATCGTCTTGTTTACATTCACTGGCCCTGCCGTCGCAGCCACATCAAAAGTTCTGCCGATTCCTGAAGAGTCGTTCAAAGGTAAAATCGGTATCACCTACAAAGATTCAAAACCAGATTTTCCGTCATCAATTACCGCTCCGGCACAAGCTCCCAATGTGCTGCTAATACTGCTGGATGATGTGGGCTTTGGACAAGCAAGTACCTTTGGCGGGCCAGTAGATACTCCTAATTTGACTCGCTTGGCCCAAAGAGGATTACGCTATAACCAATTCCACACTACAGCCCTCTGTTCACCGACACGGGCAGCATTGTTAACTGGGCGAAATCATCACTCAGTAAGTACAGGTGTAGTCACAGAGTTAGCTACAGGTTATCCAGGTTACACGGCGATTTTGCCTCAAAGTGCTGCCACAGTGGCAGAAGTGCTGCGTCAAAATGGCTATAACACGGCTGCTTTCGGTAAATGGCACAACACACCAGACTATGAAACCAGTGCCGCCGGCCCTTTTGACCGCTGGCCGACAAGGTTAGGATTTGAGTATTTTTACGGTTTCTTGGGTGGTGATACTAACCAATGGTCTCCGGCTTTGGTAGAAAATACCAAACGGGTGGACAAACCTAGCGATAACCCAGATTATCACTTGACCCCAGATTTAGTAGACCATGCGATCGCCTGGATTCGCTCTCAACAATCTATTGCTCCTGACAAACCTTTCTTTACCTATCTCGCTACTGGTGCTACCCACGCACCCCACCACGCGCCCAAAGCCTGGATTGACAAATATCAAGGCAAGTTTAACCAAGGGTGGGATAAATTGCGGGAAGAAACCTTTGCCCGTCAGAAACAACTAGGTGTAATTCCAGAAAATGCCCAGTTAACTCCCCGTCCGAAAGAACTACCTGCTTGGGATTCCCTATCAGCAGAACAGCAGAAACTTTATAGCCACATGGTAGAAGTGTTTGCCGGATTTTTGGCACATACAGACTATGAAGTGGGACGGTTGATTGATGGCATAGATCAACTTGGTGAACTAGATAACACCTTAGTAATTTACATCGTCGGGGACAACGGTGCTAGTGCCGAAGGTGGTTTAACAGGTAGTGTCAATGAGTTAAAAGTTTTTAACGGCGTATCCGAAAACCCAGAACAACTACTAGCCTCAATTGATGAATTGGGGAGTCCTAAGACATTCAATCATTTTCCTGCGGGTTGGGCATGGGCGGTGAATACCCCCTTCCAATGGACAAAACAAATCGCCTCTCACTTTGGTGGGACTCGGAATCCCTTAGTAATTTCTTGGGGCGATCGCATCAAAGATCAAGGAGGACTCCGCAGCCAATTCCATCATGTAATTGATATTGCGCCCACCATTTTAGAAGCTACTGGAATTACTGCCCCGACTAAAGTTAATGGAGTCAAACAACAACCGATTGAAGGTACTAGCCTCGCCTATACCTTTGATGATGCCGATGCTCCTTCCCATCGTAAAACTCAGTATTTCGAGATGCTTGGTAATCGAGCCATTTACGATCAAGGCTGGATTGCGGCGGCTCGTCATCCTCGTTTGCCTTGGCAAGCTACTGTCAAAGCTGACTTTGATCAAGATCCGTGGGAACTATACAATATTGAGAAAGATTTCAGTGAAGCGAACAACTTAGCCGGTCAAAATCCCGAAAAGCTACAAAAACTCCAGAAGTTGTTTTTGTCTGAAGCCAAGAAATACCAAGTATTACCATTAGACGATCGCGCTTTTGAACGGTTTGATATCCAACTCCGCCCCAGCTTACTCACAGGACGCACCAGCTTTACTTACTATCCAGGCACATTCGGAATACCAGAAGGTAGTGCCCCCAACATCAAAAATCGCTCCTTCAGCATCACTGCAAATGTGGATATTCCTGAAAGCGGTGCAGAAGGCATTTTATTGACACAAGGCGGACGCTTTTCTGGTTGGAGTTTCTTCCTTGAGGATAGCAAACCGACTTATGCCTACAATTTCGTCAATGCCGATCGCTACATTATTCAATCTACAGAAACAGTACCCACAGGTAAATCTACACTGCGATTTGATTTTGACTACGACGGTGGCACTCTTGGGACTGGTGGAACTGGCAAACTATTCATCAACGACAAACAGGTAGCCGAGGGTCGAATTGCCAAAACTATTGCTTTTCGTTGGGCCCTTGACGAAACCTTTGATGTCGGTCGAGATACGGGGACACCTGTAGTTGAAACCTACAAAGTTCCTTTTGCATTCACAGGCAACTTACAGCAAGTCACTCTTGATATCAAGTCAGAACAACCTCAAATAAAACAGAACTTAGGGATTTCCAAAAAATAA
- a CDS encoding histone deacetylase yields the protein MLPVIYSDEFLDHKTGKYHPERPERLIAIANALKEATFADQISWRSPTPASEQPSLMSSLLQTHSRAYIKKLRQIASSGGGPLDGDTPVSPRSYDVALLAVSAWLDGVDLVLKSANPAFVLARPPGHHAESDAGMGFCLFSNAAIAAIFALEQPEVNRVAILDWDVHHGNGTQSIVEIYPQIVYCSLHQYPCYPGTGRATERGFHNNVLNLPIPPGSDIAVYQPLFENQVVPFLANFQPDLLIVSAGYDANAEDPLASINLQPEDYALFTDYCLGVTRKILFGLEGGYDFDTLSQSVVATIERCLV from the coding sequence ATGCTGCCAGTCATCTATTCTGACGAATTTTTAGATCACAAGACTGGAAAATACCATCCTGAAAGACCAGAACGCTTGATAGCGATCGCAAATGCTCTCAAAGAAGCGACATTTGCAGATCAAATCTCTTGGCGATCGCCTACACCAGCATCCGAACAGCCTTCACTGATGTCTTCTTTGCTTCAAACCCATAGCCGAGCCTACATCAAAAAACTTCGGCAAATCGCCTCTAGTGGTGGCGGCCCTTTGGATGGAGATACGCCAGTCTCCCCGCGCAGTTATGATGTGGCACTGTTAGCAGTCAGTGCATGGTTGGATGGAGTTGATCTGGTGTTAAAGTCGGCTAATCCAGCTTTTGTACTAGCGCGCCCCCCAGGACATCACGCAGAAAGTGATGCGGGGATGGGCTTTTGTCTATTTTCTAATGCCGCGATCGCCGCTATATTCGCCCTTGAGCAACCCGAAGTTAACCGCGTCGCCATCCTCGATTGGGATGTACATCACGGTAATGGTACTCAGTCCATTGTAGAAATTTATCCCCAAATTGTTTATTGTTCGTTACATCAGTATCCTTGTTATCCTGGTACGGGGAGAGCTACAGAACGGGGCTTTCACAATAATGTCCTCAACTTGCCTATACCTCCAGGTAGCGATATTGCAGTATATCAGCCGCTATTTGAAAATCAGGTAGTACCGTTTTTAGCCAACTTTCAGCCAGATTTACTAATTGTCAGTGCTGGTTACGATGCCAATGCAGAAGATCCTTTGGCAAGTATAAATTTGCAGCCAGAAGACTACGCTTTATTTACAGATTATTGTCTAGGTGTAACTCGTAAAATTCTGTTTGGCTTAGAAGGTGGCTACGACTTTGATACTCTTTCTCAATCAGTTGTCGCAACGATTGAACGTTGTTTGGTCTAG
- a CDS encoding Mu transposase C-terminal domain-containing protein, which translates to MSSQQNLDLAVHTSATPVEGLQGESDKTIERNVIATELSEKAQLKLEVIQSLLEKSDRKTYGQKLRSAAEKLGVSLRTVQRLVKNWEQDGLVGLTQTGRADKGKHRIGEFWENFIIKTYKEGNKGSKRMTPKQVALRVQAKARELNDSKPPNYRTVLRVLASILEKQEKTNSIRSPGWRGTTLCLKTREGKDLSVDYSNHVWQCDHTRVDVLLMDQHGELLSRPWLTTVIDTYSRCIMGINLGFDAPSSQVVALALRHAILPKRYGSEYKLHCEWGTYGKPEHFYTDGGKDFRSNHLSQIGAQLGFVCHLRDRPSEGGIVERPFKTLNDQLFSTLPGYTGSNVQERPEDAHKDAKLTLRELEQLLVRYIVDRYNQSIDARMGDQTRFDRWEAGLPTVPVPIPERDLDICLMKQSRRTVQRGGYLQFQNLMYRGEYLAGYAGETVNLRFDPKDITTILVYRQEKNQEVFLIRAHAQGLETEQLSLDEALAASCRLRTIGKTISNQSLLQEVMDRDALVTTKKSRKERQKLEQAILRSAAVDESKTESLPFQVVEPDEVESTQTDQSQYEEIEVWDYEQLREEYGL; encoded by the coding sequence ATGAGCAGTCAGCAAAATCTGGATTTAGCTGTTCATACCTCAGCTACTCCTGTGGAAGGCTTACAAGGAGAAAGCGATAAAACTATTGAGAGAAATGTTATTGCCACAGAACTCTCAGAGAAAGCCCAACTCAAGTTAGAGGTAATCCAAAGTTTGCTTGAAAAGAGCGATCGCAAAACTTATGGACAAAAATTACGCTCAGCAGCAGAGAAACTAGGTGTATCGTTGCGAACGGTACAAAGGTTGGTGAAAAACTGGGAACAAGATGGCTTAGTTGGACTCACTCAAACAGGTAGGGCTGATAAAGGAAAACACCGCATTGGTGAGTTTTGGGAGAACTTCATCATCAAAACCTACAAGGAGGGTAACAAGGGTAGTAAACGTATGACCCCCAAACAAGTTGCTCTCAGAGTCCAGGCTAAAGCCCGTGAACTAAACGATTCTAAGCCGCCCAATTATAGAACTGTGTTACGGGTATTAGCGTCGATATTGGAAAAACAAGAAAAAACTAACAGTATTCGTAGCCCTGGATGGAGAGGGACAACGCTTTGTCTTAAAACTCGTGAAGGAAAAGATTTATCCGTTGATTACAGCAACCATGTTTGGCAATGCGATCATACGCGCGTAGATGTGTTGCTGATGGATCAACATGGTGAATTGTTAAGTCGTCCCTGGTTAACAACAGTAATTGATACTTACTCTCGTTGCATTATGGGTATAAACTTGGGATTTGATGCACCAAGTTCTCAAGTAGTAGCCTTAGCGTTACGCCATGCGATTTTGCCGAAGCGATACGGTTCAGAGTACAAACTGCACTGCGAATGGGGAACCTATGGTAAGCCAGAACACTTTTATACTGATGGTGGTAAAGACTTTCGCTCTAACCACTTGAGTCAGATTGGGGCGCAATTAGGGTTTGTTTGCCATCTACGCGATCGCCCTTCCGAAGGTGGAATAGTTGAACGTCCTTTCAAGACATTGAATGACCAACTATTTTCAACGCTTCCTGGGTACACCGGATCTAATGTTCAGGAACGCCCAGAAGATGCACACAAGGATGCAAAACTTACTTTGCGAGAACTAGAACAGTTACTTGTTCGCTACATCGTTGACCGCTACAACCAAAGTATTGATGCGCGAATGGGCGATCAAACTCGCTTTGACCGTTGGGAAGCAGGGTTGCCTACAGTGCCTGTACCAATCCCAGAAAGAGATTTAGATATCTGCCTGATGAAGCAGTCACGGCGTACAGTGCAAAGAGGAGGATACTTGCAGTTTCAAAATTTAATGTATCGGGGGGAATATTTGGCAGGTTACGCTGGAGAAACTGTGAATTTAAGATTTGACCCCAAAGACATTACAACAATTCTGGTTTATCGCCAGGAAAAAAATCAGGAAGTATTTCTGATTCGCGCTCATGCTCAAGGTTTGGAGACGGAGCAACTCTCATTAGATGAAGCTCTTGCAGCAAGTTGCAGACTCCGCACCATAGGCAAAACCATCAGTAACCAATCGTTATTGCAAGAAGTTATGGATCGTGATGCACTTGTAACTACCAAGAAAAGCCGTAAAGAGCGTCAAAAATTGGAACAGGCTATTTTGCGATCTGCTGCGGTTGATGAAAGTAAAACTGAGTCCTTGCCCTTCCAAGTAGTTGAACCCGATGAAGTGGAATCTACACAAACAGATCAATCTCAATACGAAGAAATTGAGGTGTGGGACTATGAACAACTTCGTGAAGAATATGGGTTGTAA